GCTCCTGCAGCTGGCCGGCCCCACCCTGGGTTTCTGCCATCCACCGTCGCTGGGCCCCGGGGGCGCCGGCGAACGACCAGGAGCTCCGGGCTGGGGTGAAGGAAGAACGCGGCGGCGTGACCCGAGGGTGACCCGAGGACGCCGGGCCGGCGCACAGGTCGCCCACAGGCCGCAAGGGGGCAGGGCCGGGGGCAGGGCCAGGCGCAGCGCCCACCCCGCTCCCGCCCCGTCCCGCGCGCGCCGCCCGCACCCGCGCCCACCTCCGCCCCGAAGGCCCCGGCCAGGACTGCGCGCTCCCCGCCGGCCGGACGCGTGTAGGGAGGGCAGCCCGGGGAGCACGTGGGGGGCCTGGGCCAatggacggacagacagaccGACCTCCGGGAGTGGGAGGAGACGCAGCGGGAGGGGCGGCCGGGGATCGGGAGGCTGGGAGGCGCGGGCGGGGCCCACCGGGTCCCGAGCcagcctctctcccaccccccgaGCGAGGCGCggccagcacccccccccccgccccggtgcgCAGGGGGCGTGACCCGAGGCCCGTCGCCCGGCGCTAGCTGGGACGCCCTCGGCCCGCGCCCCCCACGCCCGGACCTCgaggcccagggcccagccccgcggcgggcgggcgggcgggcgggcgggcgcggggggcgggCGGGCCCGGGTCCGTCTTACGTAGCCTGGGCGGAGGCGGCGGGCTCCTGGTCCGGCCGGGGGCCTTCGGCGGGCGCGGCGGCGGTGGCAGCGGGGGGGCGGGCacctggcggggcgggggggccgcGGCGGGGAAGGTGCTGCTTCTGGGAAAGAGCGGGGACAGCAGCAGTGCCAGCTCGGGGCTGGCCAGGCAGGGTAGGGCCCCCCGGGCCGGGGGCGAGTGCGCGCCCACCGGGGACAGGCGCACGGGCAGCAGCCGCAGTCCCGCGCGGGGCGGGCCGGCCCGAGGCGGGGTTCCCACCGCGCCCGCGCCTTCCAGCAGGGGGCGCGCGTCGGCCGCGGCCcggggggcgggcggcggcggcggcgggggggcaCCGGCTgcagcggggggcggggcggggcggcgggggcggggcggcagCCAGGCGGGGcgggcggagaaagagggagcagaGAGTTAGTGCCGCGGCCCGGCGGCGCCCCCCAGGGTCCCCTCCCGGAGCGCTCGCCGCcggcggccgggggggggggggggacggtctgcgggaggggggcggcgggcgGCACCCACGGAGGAGGCGGGccggaggcgggggcggggccgcagcccggcacccccccccccccggcccgccTCCGCCCCGCTCTTCCCCGCGGCCGCTTACCCGCACGGCCGGCCTGCGCGCCCGGCTCCTCGGGCTCCCGGGCGGCCGGGGCCTGCTCTCCAGCCGCGGGGCTGCCCGGCCTGCCCTCCTCGGGCGGCCGCTCGGCGATGGGCTGCAGCCCGGGCCGGTTCTTCCTCCTCCGCGGCGGgacgggcgggggcgggggccgggacGGCACCAGGGCCCAGCCAGCCGGGGGGTCGCGGGGCGgcagcggcgggggcggggcgcggctCCGGGACCGCAGCTCCTTGAAGGTGGTGACCTCCCGCGGCGGCGCCGGGGAGCCGCCCAGGGAGCCGCTGGGGGGCAGCTCGCTGTCGGGCGAGAAGACTATGAGCCAGTCGCTGCGGTCTTTCTTGACCTGCGGCGCGAGGGGCAGCCCCGGGCCCCGCTTGCGCTTCTGGGCCAGCTCGTGGAAAGACGTGACGGTCCGGCGAGCCGCCGGCTCCTCGCTGACGTCACGCCTGCACCCCGCCTCGGCTCTCCCCGCGTCTGCTTTCCAGCCGGGGTCGGCTACCCCCGAGGCGGTTTTGCGCCCGGAGTCGAGTTGTCCGGGTTCCGTTTTCCAGCTGGAGTTACTATGCCCACTGATTTTGCAGCTAGAGTTATTGTTCTCCGCGATTCTCCAGCCGGCTTCCGCTTTCTCCGTGTCAATTTTCCAGATAGGGTTGATTTTCCAGCTGGGTTCCGTCTTCCCAGCGTCGGTTTTCCCATCATCGTCATCCGCCTCTGGGAGCTCGGAGGCAGGGAGGTCCTGCTCCCCACCCTCGTCCTCTTCCTccagccccggggaggggggctccAGGCAGGCGGTCAGGGCGTTGCAGTTGGAGTCCAGGccagggccaggaggggaggACGCTCCGGAGCAGGAATCGGGCGAGCAGCAGAAGCTGTCCGGGGAGCAGGCGCCAGGGCCTGCGGAAGCCAGTGGGGAGCCCTGCTCCAGGGGGGTGATGCTGGGCTGAGGGCGGACATGCTCGTCGCCAGGGAGGCCCCGCGAGTACACGGAGACGGGGGTCTCGTCAGGGCTAAGATCTGAGCAGGAGCTGAGCGAGGAGGAGCAGCCCGGGTCCGAGGGGGAGGCAgccccctcttcctcctgggcCGGGTCCTGCCGGTTTTCCAAGCCTGGCCCGTGCTCCTGGCAGCAGCGGCAGGGCACGGCTGGGCTGTTGGAATTGGCATCCACCAGGGCCCCGCTGCAAGGGCCCCGGCTCTCCTTGCCCCCGGtgtcccctgggggaggggacgtGCTCAAGGGCCCCTCCCGTAGCTCAGGACGGCGGGACAGGTGCAGGCCCAGAGAGACATGCTGGAGATGGATGTGGTTGAGGTTGCAAAGTAAAGCCCTCTGAGGGGACAGCATTGTGCCGCCGGCGACGGGATGGCCTCTCGACAATCAGGAGGATCGGGCCTCTCACACCCGCCTACCTGGCAACCGCAGACGCAGACCTGGAAGACAGGGACGGTGAAACCCAGGCAGAGAGGGCGCGGGCCGCGGGAAGGACACCGAGGTGACTGACAGCTGCAGCAGGCATGAAAGGCGCCGGCCGCTTCGGACAATATTTAAATGAGATGCAAATGTCCACCGACTGACCACTAGTTTCCACTGCAGTATTTGCAGGTGGAGCCGAAGGGAGCCCCCCGGGAATGgggcggggagggtcagagaatgCGGCTGCGCTCTGGATCTCCGTGGAGGTGCGGGGGCTTGAAAAAGGATGGGGCCCGGAATGGAGCCCCAGATCGTCTCTGCTGCAGTCTGGCCCTgtccccccactccaccccaccccaccgccgccccttccccagcctgccCTTCACTCCCAGGGGAAGGGGCCGAGGGAGGCCCCGCCCAGATGCTCTGAAGCCGGGTGGGGGATGGCGCGTCTGGCCGCTCAATGCGCGAAAGGGGCAGCGTGTCGGGTCCGCGTGGCAGGTCGGCCGGCACAGAGCTCGGCGGCCTCGGTGCACCTGCGCTGGGACCCCGTGCTCGTCCATTCTCTCCGCGCTGGTCCCCATCACCCAGCCGCCGCCCCGCTCCTCCTTTCTGCAGCTTCACTGCTCCCCTCTCCCGCCTCCCCTCTCTCGCGTCCCGAGGCCGAGCCCTCCTCACCAGGGGCCTCCTCCCGCAGCCGCTGCAGCGGGCTCCTCCTCGGCTCCCAAGGTCCCCGCCGCTGGACCGCACAgactggaagggggggggggggggcgctgggacAACCCGCCGGCGCTGCGCAGCCGCGCCCCTTCACGCATGGGCGTGGCGTGGCTCAGACCCAGCCCCCAGCGCCTGACGTCGCGCCTGTGTCACCCACCGAGGCCCAGCGTGCAGCTTTCGAGGTCTCAGGCTTTCGGTCCTCAGGGGTCCCGAAGGCAAGGCCCCCTGGTCCCCGCTTCCAtgcagccacccccacccctgcccaccctggCCGGAGCCGCGCCCCCGGCTAGCACAGCAGGAACAGGACCACGACAAGGTTCGACAATTTATTGAGCGCCTCGCGGCCCCGCCTCGCCCAACCCTTCCCGGTCCCCGGTCCCCGGTCCCCGAGTCACTTTTTCCTCTTGTAGATCTTGTGCGCCAGCCCCAGGAAGATGGCCGGGGGCAGGGGCGCAGAGTGCTGCTCGATGAGGCCCATCAGGCGGCCGTAGCTGTCCTCTTGGTACTGCCCGAACACGGCCGGCAGCTCCAGCTCCTCGTAGAGCGCCTTCACCCGGGCCACCTTCTCGGCCTCCTTTTGCCCATAGTTCTCCTGGAAGGGTTTGGGGGCAGGAGAACGGGCTCAGCCTACCCCACCAGCGCCTCCGGGTGCCCGGCACGCCCCTCATGCACAGATTCCAGAACATCTCTATCGCTGGTCACTACTTCCCGCCTCCGGTTTCCAGGGTCTTTGAGCGCCTCCGATCTTCAACTTCCGTCTCCCCACCCCAAATGCTCAGATACTGGCTCAGGACTCAGTTTCTTCTCCCCCGGGGCTTCTCAACCTGGGCACTACTCAAACTCAGGGCTGGAGACTCTCCTGCGGGGGGAAGCCGTTCTGTGCATTCTGTGCATTTGGCGGCTTCCCGGCCTCTACCCAGGAGGCACCTGTAGCGCATGCGCACACCAAGTTACAACAGAAAAACGTCTGCAGAAGCACCCCCACTTGAGAATCACTGCCCCGTCCCCCTCCTTACGAGCCCAGGTCCACAGCCCTGTCTCCGGCACCTGAAGGACCTTGCGCTGCTCTGGAGAGGCCCGCTGCAGACACTGAACCACCAGCCAGCTGCATTTGTTGTCCTGGATGTCCGTGCCGATCTTGCCTGTCACACTGGGGTCCCCAAAGAGATCAAGGTAATCATCCTGGCAGGGGCAGAAAAGGCAGAGTGGAGAGGCTCCGGAGACAGGAAGCTGTGGCCTGCTCCCACCGGCACCTTCCTACCTGCACCTGGAAGAACTCCCCCATCTCCAGCAGGATCTTCCTGGCGCTGGCGTGCTCCTTCTCCCCGTCGATGCCCGCCTACGGCGGAAAGGGGAGCGGTGAGCCCAACTCCAGGGGGGCCTTCGCTTTCCCTGCTgctgctctgggggggggggctggcctcAGCACAGCCCCCAAATCATCTCCCCTCTCCTTTCAGACATGCCTGGCCGCCCGGATGCAGGACGTCTGGACCGCCCAACCTCTACCCGCTTATGCCAGCGGAGCCTCCGGGTGAGGGCCAGCAGAGGCGGGTCAGCCCCAGAGGCCTGCGGATCCCGGGCAACACTCTTCTTCCTGACCCTTCACCATTTACCACTTCTGCGCGATGAAAAGGGAAATGGAGAAGCGAGGTCAGCGCAGGCAGTTAGCCCAGGGTTCTCCACATCACACCGTGtgacctcctccccactcccatccaGACTCGACCGGCTGACTGCTTTCACGTCCCTTGCCTTGGCTAATGGTCATAAAAATCCCGGGGAGGGAACTTTATCATCTTACAACTGAGAGCAGGCTCAGACAGCTTAAGTAACTTGgtcgaggtcacacagccacgCAGTGGGGGCACGAGACTGCCGAAGACGTCTGCTTTGTGCCCTCTTGTCCAAAAGCCCCATCAGGGGGCAGCAAGGGTGGGGAGGCTCACTCACCATGTACATGGCGGCAGCCACAGGAAGATAGAACGAGTAGAAAGCGGTCTTATACTTGACGATGGACTTGTACCTGGGCAGGGGAGAAGATACACCGCTCAGAAGGGCAGTGCCCAGCACAGCCCTCCCGGGCCGTCCAGATGCAGTTCCCACCATCCCTCACCTCTTTTCAGTGAATCTGCTGAGATCCACATTGCCCTGGGGGGCCGTGATGAGGTCCAGCGTCTGTCCGAGCTCAGTCTGATAGGAACTCTGAGGAGGAAGATGGCCCATAACCTTGCCTTTCTCCAGGGCTGGGAAACCCTGAAATCCCGGGACCCACATCCCATGCCATGGGCAGTCAGAGAGGCAGCAAGGACAGGGcccttggggtgcccgggtggcacagttggttaagcgtctgactcttgatcttggctcaggtcatgatctcatggttcgagccctgtatcacgCCCTGCGtggtcagtggggagcctgcttgggattctctctccccctctctctgcccccccccccacccagtggctcactcgctcactctctcaaaataaatacattaaaaaaaaaaaagagggagagggccCGGAGCCTCATGGCCCATCCTGACCCGATCACGGAGACCAGGGAAGCCCTTCCTGCCACCACCCTGCCCAGCACCCTTCCCGGCAGACCTAGCGCTCTCCCGTGCCCCGAGCGATGCCAGATGAAAGTGGCCCAGGGAGGCCAGGCCTGCAGCACACCTGTAGGAAGAGCTCAATCAGGTTCAGGTAATAGGGCTGCTCCCGGCAGTAGAGCCTCAGCACTCGGTAGATACATGCTTCCAGAAGCAACGCGTCATTGATGGCATCCAGACCTATGCCTGGCTGTCGGGGACGCAGAAGAAACATGCGGTCAATCTCTGGCCACTGCGGACACCTCGGCGGGCTCGAGGTCACCACCACCCCGGGCCCTTTGCCACGCCCACTGCTGGCTTCTCGCCCCGTAGTATCGCACCTTCTGATACCAGCAGACCTGCCCCCGCCGGGTGAGGGATGAATCCATGATGTCGTCCGACACCAGGAAGAAAGCCTGGAGCTACAGGAGAAGGAAGAGTGGGGTAAGACCCTCGGTCTCCTTGGAGGTGCTCCTTCTGCCGGTGACGGAGCGGCTGGGACGTCTGTGCTGTGCTGTGGGACTTCAGAAAATCCTAGGACTTCGTTGGATCTGGCGTTCCAGGTATAACGTGGGGTCACAGCTCTCATTTCCAGAGTGAGAGACTCCCAACGGATCTCGGACATCCCCAAACACGCAGCCCTAGACGACCCCGGGGTCAGGGAGGTTAGATCTTCACAGACTGTTCCCTGGCCAAAAACTTCCTTGAATGATGAAGGGAAGATTGCTTCATGCAGTCTGACTTTACCTGACTTCTGGAATAAAAGGCAGCTGTTCCCGTGTCGTCCCCGGGCACTCTGCTTACACACCTGTGTGCGGGACAAAGCCCCACCTCAGGGAGCTCACCCTTAGGGGTGCAGGTCTAATAGGGACAGAACCGAAGTCTGACCCCTGGTAACTTTCACCCATGGGTCTTAACCATTTAACCACTCAAACAGCAGCCCAGGGCTTCTAAGTCCCAGCCTTCCCGAGGTCCCCAGGATACACGAGTTTTCCCAGCGGGCTGGGAGGTCCTCGGAGGCAAGGCCAACATCTGCCCCCCCGGAGCTCCCAGAGGCTCAAACAGCCGGCCCCGGAGACCACGTTTAACAGAGAGTGAAACGCCGCCGCGTACCCCAAGACTTCTTGTAGTCAGGTTCCGAGACTTCGAACACGGCCTTCCAGAACACGGTTTAGATCTTCACTCCGCCCTGAACTCTGTGCACCAGCGGCCCTGCCTCGCTCGGAGCCCCCAGCACCACCCGTCAGCTCTGCCGTGCCCCATACAGAAAGGACCAAGGTGGCCGCTGCTCTTTTCCCAAGTGAATCCTCGGGGAAGGAGGCGTCCATCCGCACCTCCAGGTCTGCCCTCATCCTGGGGCAGGCTCTGGGCCCCCATATCGGAGGCACGTGTCTCATGTACATAGTGTTTACTTTGAGCGACATGCTTCCACTGAAGCTCCCGGTCCACTCTCTTCCACTCAACCCACATGGTCTCCAGGGGCACTCGTTCTGCGGCTTCCCTCAGCCTCCTCCGTCCCACCACAGTTCGTAACCCAAATGCACTTCCTGTTTTGTAGgggacttaaaaaatatacaccGGTACCAGAGTCTCAACTAAATGAGAAACCTATCCACAGTATTAGTCAGTTACGCTGGAGGGACTATTCTAAAGATTAAAGATTAAAGATCGAAGAAGAACCCATTACTCTTGACTGGATCCTGAGTATtcgaaaaaaaacaaacaacttagaATGGACTTTTTGTGGACAATGAGGAAATTTAACTATGAAATATACATTacgggaatgcaacctggtgcagccactccggaaaacaggatggaggttcctcaaaaaactcaaaatagaactaccccacgacccagcaattgccctgcTAGGCGTttctccacgggatacaggtgggctgtttcgaagggacacacgcacccccacgTTTACAGCAGCGCTgtcgacaacagccaaaggacggaaagagcccaatgtccctcgatggatgagtggataaagaagatgtggtctatatacacgagggagtattactcggcaatcaaaaagaacgaaatcttgccatttgcagctacgtggctggaactggaggctatgatgctaagtgaaattagtcagagaaagacaaaaatcctatgatttcactcatatgaggactttaagagacaaaacagatgaacataagggaagggaaaaaaataatatacaaacagggagggggacaaaacagaagagactcataaatatggagagcaaactgagggttatgggaagggttgggggaggggggaggggctaactgggggaggggcactaaggaatctactcctgaaatcactgttgcactctgtactaatttggatgtaaattaaaaaaaaaaaaaaaaaaaaaatcatcagactCTCCCAAGGCCAGAAGAGGGATATTGGAAGAATTTTAAGGTCAAGGAGAAAGGAATATGACCTAAAGCCACCAGACAATATATTAAATTTGGcgtttatgaaataaaaaaaaagaaatatacattagATAATATTACTGTAccggtgttaaataaattatcCCGGAACGTTGCTATGGCCTGAATGTATCCTTGCAAAtgtgtatgttgaaatcctaaccgtGGATGAGGAGGCGGAGCCTCCGGGAGGTGTGCGGGCACCGGCACAGGGCCCTCACGACAGGCCTCCAGAGGTCCCCGGCCCCTTTTGCCACAAGAGGGTGTAGCAGGaaggtgccccccgccccagccccaggaTGAGGGCCTCGCCAACCACACTAGTGCCGTGATCTCCCACCTCCAGCCGCCCAAACTCTGCGAAATAAACTTCTGTTCTTTATAAGCTACCCCAGTCCGTGTTATTTTGTcgtagcagcccaaatggactaagacacgaGTGATCACGGTACTGTGGATATACGGGCAAATGTCCTCGTGTCTAGGAGGTGAATCCTGAGATAGAAAAGTAAGAGATTGAAGGAAATGAGGCAGAGGtagaaagataaaagcagagattataacaaggggcgcctgggaggctcagttggttaagcgtccgactcttggtttcggctcaggtcataccTCAGAGTTTTGGGAGTCcaagcatcgggctctgtgctgacagcctggggccggcttgagattctctctctctctctgcccctcccccgctcgtgttctctcggtctctctccagatacttttttttttttaaccacccaaacaaaaacaatgggGGACAGCTCAAAAGCACCTTGGGGAAGGGACAGCACTACCGCcacgtttaaaaaaagaaacactcacAGGTGCAGCTCTAATTCATGACAATTCTCTCCAGCAGGTGAACCGCCGGGCCCTCAAATCCTCCCCCGCCTGGTCCCCGAGCTCTGCGCCCCTGCTCTGCCCTGGGCCTCCTTGCCCATCACCTGTCCCTCAGTGACGCCACTATCCCTTTACCTCCTTGGAGGCAAATCCCTCTTCTCCAGGCCCATCTCACTCACAAGCTACAGACCGGAACTTCCAACAGCCACACGCCACAGTCCCGCCCGCGCTGCCCAAACCAAACCGAGAATGCGGCATGGCTGACCCCGAGCCCATCACGTCTTCCCCTGAGGCAGGCCAGAAGCCTCAGCGTGTCCGTCATTCATCATGTCCTAAGTGTCTTCCCTTCTGGGCTCACTGCCACCctcctcagagcctggcaccccTCCTGGGACCCAGTCTCCTTGTCACTAGTGAAGGCGTTAGGCCAGGCCAGGAAACAATGCCCCTTCAAGGGCCAAATGAACCGGGTATAGGAGACAAGGGGATTGGAGCAAAGCAGAGCAGGACGGGGCCACACAAGAGAGCACGTGCCCTGTTGTGGGGTCAGTGGCTATGATTCAGTGTCAGCCAGTTGCTGCTACGTGGGTATCTGGGCCCGGATCTAGCAATTTTCCAAGCAATGCCAGAAATCTGGGGTTTTATGTGACATCTCTTCTTAATTAAATTTAGGGcccttaatttttgaaaactacCAGTGGGCTGAAAGTTTCCAGTCTCTGCTTTGGAGTAACCTTCTGGAAGAACTACACCGTTTGCGTGGTTATCCTCTGCTCGGAggaaagagttgtttttttttgtttttttttgttttttaaagtaggctccacactcagcatggaacccagcTAGGGgctaaactcatgaccctgagatcaagacctgagctgagatcaagagttagatgctcggggcacctgggcggctcagctggttgagcgtctgatttcagctcaggtcatgatctccccgttcaagagtttgagccccgagtcaggacCTCTGCCGTCACACTCTgtccgcttcggatcctctgcgtCACGCTCCTCCACCTcgacccactctctctctgtctctcaaaaataaatcaacatttcaaaaaaacaaataaagagacaCCCAACAgaatgagccgcccaggtgccccagaggcgACGCCTTTATGTCCAGTTCCGAGGCCCTGGCCCACGGCTAGTTTGTGGATTAAATATGTACCCCCTGGCAACGAGGTTCTGCACATTTGTTAACCTTGGGGTAATTCGGTGTCCAAATTCGATTACTGCCACACAGAAACACGTGGAGAATTAGTTTCCGGCTCATCCCTCTCCGGCCCCCAGGATACCCCCACCCTGGTGAAACCT
This genomic interval from Prionailurus viverrinus isolate Anna chromosome F1, UM_Priviv_1.0, whole genome shotgun sequence contains the following:
- the FDPS gene encoding farnesyl pyrophosphate synthase isoform X4: MPRAQPGGFQEYPANTLEQEPASGSRALYSSLRMNGNQKLDPYAQEKQNFIQHFSQIVKVLTEDGTGHPEIGDAIARLKEVLEYNAVGGKYQRGLTVLIAYRQLVEPGKQDADSLRRALTVGWCVELLQAFFLVSDDIMDSSLTRRGQVCWYQKPGIGLDAINDALLLEACIYRVLRLYCREQPYYLNLIELFLQSSYQTELGQTLDLITAPQGNVDLSRFTEKRYKSIVKYKTAFYSFYLPVAAAMYMAGIDGEKEHASARKILLEMGEFFQVQDDYLDLFGDPSVTGKIGTDIQDNKCSWLVVQCLQRASPEQRKVLQENYGQKEAEKVARVKALYEELELPAVFGQYQEDSYGRLMGLIEQHSAPLPPAIFLGLAHKIYKRKK
- the FDPS gene encoding farnesyl pyrophosphate synthase isoform X3 — protein: MPRAQPGGFQEYPANTLEQEPASGSRECSVPPPYATPVMPLSRWLRSVGVFWPPAPCWVPQERWLGSLLRPSLVHGGPAPGAWHGARCWCQAWTEEPRALYSSLRMNGNQKLDPYAQEKQNFIQHFSQIVKVLTEDGTGHPEIGDAIARLKEVLEYNAVGGKYQRGLTVLIAYRQLVEPGKQDADSLRRALTVGWCVELLQAFFLVSDDIMDSSLTRRGQVCWYQKPGIGLDAINDALLLEACIYRVLRLYCREQPYYLNLIELFLQSSYQTELGQTLDLITAPQGNVDLSRFTEKRYKSIVKYKTAFYSFYLPVAAAMYMAGIDGEKEHASARKILLEMGEFFQVQDDYLDLFGDPSVTGKIGTDIQDNKCSWLVVQCLQRASPEQRKVLQESLQP
- the FDPS gene encoding farnesyl pyrophosphate synthase isoform X2, with the translated sequence MPRAQPGGFQEYPANTLEQEPASGSRECSVPPPYATPVMPLSRWLRSVGVFWPPAPCWVPQERWLGSLLRPSLVHGGPAPGAWHGARCWCQAWTEEPRMNGNQKLDPYAQEKQNFIQHFSQIVKVLTEDGTGHPEIGDAIARLKEVLEYNAVGGKYQRGLTVLIAYRQLVEPGKQDADSLRRALTVGWCVELLQAFFLVSDDIMDSSLTRRGQVCWYQKPGIGLDAINDALLLEACIYRVLRLYCREQPYYLNLIELFLQSSYQTELGQTLDLITAPQGNVDLSRFTEKRYKSIVKYKTAFYSFYLPVAAAMYMAGIDGEKEHASARKILLEMGEFFQVQDDYLDLFGDPSVTGKIGTDIQDNKCSWLVVQCLQRASPEQRKVLQENYGQKEAEKVARVKALYEELELPAVFGQYQEDSYGRLMGLIEQHSAPLPPAIFLGLAHKIYKRKK
- the FDPS gene encoding farnesyl pyrophosphate synthase isoform X5, which encodes MPRAQPGGFQEYPANTLEQEPASGSRMNGNQKLDPYAQEKQNFIQHFSQIVKVLTEDGTGHPEIGDAIARLKEVLEYNAVGGKYQRGLTVLIAYRQLVEPGKQDADSLRRALTVGWCVELLQAFFLVSDDIMDSSLTRRGQVCWYQKPGIGLDAINDALLLEACIYRVLRLYCREQPYYLNLIELFLQSSYQTELGQTLDLITAPQGNVDLSRFTEKRYKSIVKYKTAFYSFYLPVAAAMYMAGIDGEKEHASARKILLEMGEFFQVQDDYLDLFGDPSVTGKIGTDIQDNKCSWLVVQCLQRASPEQRKVLQENYGQKEAEKVARVKALYEELELPAVFGQYQEDSYGRLMGLIEQHSAPLPPAIFLGLAHKIYKRKK
- the FDPS gene encoding farnesyl pyrophosphate synthase isoform X1, producing the protein MPRAQPGGFQEYPANTLEQEPASGSRECSVPPPYATPVMPLSRWLRSVGVFWPPAPCWVPQERWLGSLLRPSLVHGGPAPGAWHGARCWCQAWTEEPRALYSSLRMNGNQKLDPYAQEKQNFIQHFSQIVKVLTEDGTGHPEIGDAIARLKEVLEYNAVGGKYQRGLTVLIAYRQLVEPGKQDADSLRRALTVGWCVELLQAFFLVSDDIMDSSLTRRGQVCWYQKPGIGLDAINDALLLEACIYRVLRLYCREQPYYLNLIELFLQSSYQTELGQTLDLITAPQGNVDLSRFTEKRYKSIVKYKTAFYSFYLPVAAAMYMAGIDGEKEHASARKILLEMGEFFQVQDDYLDLFGDPSVTGKIGTDIQDNKCSWLVVQCLQRASPEQRKVLQENYGQKEAEKVARVKALYEELELPAVFGQYQEDSYGRLMGLIEQHSAPLPPAIFLGLAHKIYKRKK
- the RUSC1 gene encoding AP-4 complex accessory subunit RUSC1 isoform X1 translates to MLSPQRALLCNLNHIHLQHVSLGLHLSRRPELREGPLSTSPPPGDTGGKESRGPCSGALVDANSNSPAVPCRCCQEHGPGLENRQDPAQEEEGAASPSDPGCSSSLSSCSDLSPDETPVSVYSRGLPGDEHVRPQPSITPLEQGSPLASAGPGACSPDSFCCSPDSCSGASSPPGPGLDSNCNALTACLEPPSPGLEEEDEGGEQDLPASELPEADDDDGKTDAGKTEPSWKINPIWKIDTEKAEAGWRIAENNNSSCKISGHSNSSWKTEPGQLDSGRKTASGVADPGWKADAGRAEAGCRRDVSEEPAARRTVTSFHELAQKRKRGPGLPLAPQVKKDRSDWLIVFSPDSELPPSGSLGGSPAPPREVTTFKELRSRSRAPPPPLPPRDPPAGWALVPSRPPPPPVPPRRRKNRPGLQPIAERPPEEGRPGSPAAGEQAPAAREPEEPGAQAGRAARSSWSFAGAPGAQRRWMAETQGGAGQLQEQKKGLLIAVSASVDKIISHFGAARNLVQKAQLGDSRLSPDVGHLVLTTLCPALHALVADGLKPFRKDLITGQRRSSPWSVVEASVKPGSGTRSLGTLYSQVSRLAPLSSSRSRFHAFILGLLNTKQLELWFSSLQEDAGLLSLLYLPTGFFSLARGGCPALTTELLLLLQPLSVLTFHLDLLFEHHHHLPLGPPPAAPAPGSPPALQHTVRAVLHWGGRLAQSLRGASGETPPGPSAPASPPAPGGWWEQLTQASRVYASGSGEGFPLPRWRSWRPSGTAEGAPDGPLPAEEAAPGRGVWLGRLFGVPGGVTEADGGALKSRRPSSWLPPTVSVLALVRRAPPPETLSSPEEPEAAAPSAPQTHRAVRALCDHTAAGPGQLSFRRGEVLRVLGTVDEDWLRCGRDGAEGLVPVGYTSLVL